In Ovis aries strain OAR_USU_Benz2616 breed Rambouillet chromosome 8, ARS-UI_Ramb_v3.0, whole genome shotgun sequence, a single window of DNA contains:
- the C8H6orf58 gene encoding protein LEG1 homolog gives MPSLLAPWACVLAGCIFVSSAEVFSLSDQYPPLWNESPGQFSDYSMENGKYIIDPWVYPKRMGMYKILLNKTASYFEKFAPDNEQNFLWGLPLQHSWQFITGRLVDPTRTTDCGYESGDHLCISVDSWWADSNSLEHQPATLGRRTAFKMHAYDEKCSASPVVISTASFTVNDIDMNYFLCALPFLAAVDSGIMGISSDQVLLLPPPKDQTKFCLSVSSCQSSFPLTMRKWNALYKHLQSPSSSFEDLLKYLWEAHVSSLKDGYKIFEDRLDYYSKPEADFGKDWCVVLDYLAAASFPTIFSTVSEFQKALPPRVLVDGDRAPFISDFTDLQNIVLLGLKLLHEVDSATGSLSLAIWKILMKTQAAKTLLLEFFEAVLAIFNPTFLG, from the exons ATGCCGTCTCTTCTTGCTCCTTGGGCCTGTGTGCTCGCTGGTtgcatttttgtttcttcagcaGAAGTTTTCAGTCTCTCAGATCAGTATCCCCCACTGTGGAATGAGAGTCCTGGTCAGTTCAGTGACTACAGTATGGAGAATGGAAAGTACATTATTGATCCCTGGGTATACCCTAAGAGAATGGGCATGTACAAAATCCTCCTGAACAAGACAGccagttattttgaaaaattcgCACCAGATAACGAACAAAATTTTTTATGGGGATTACCTTTGCAGCATAGCTGGCAGTTTATAACAG GCAGATTGGTTGATCCCACCCGAACGACAGACTGTGGCTATGAATCTGGAGATCATTTGTGCATCTCTGTAGACAGTTGGTGGGCTG ACTCCAATAGTTTGGAACATCAGCCTGCTACCCTGGGGCGGAGGACTGCATTCAAAATGCATGCCTATGATGAAAAGTGTTCTGCATCACCAGTGGTAATCAGTACAGCAAGTTTTACAGTCAACGATATCG ATATGAATTACTTTCTGTGTGCACTGCCCTTCCTTGCTGCGGTGGATTCTGGCATAATGGGGATATCATCAGATCAAGTGCTGCTTTTGCCACCACCCAAGGACCAGACAAAGTTTTGTCTTAGTGTTTCTAGCTGTCAGTCCTCCTTTCCTTTGACGATGAGGAAGTGGAATGCCCTTTACAAG CATTTGCAGTCACCTTCTAGCAGCTTCGAGGACTTACTGAAGTACTTGTGGGAGGCACATGTCTCAAGCTTGAAAGACGGTTACAAAATTTTTGAAGACAG GTTAGACTATTATTCTAAACCAGAAGcagattttgggaaagattggtGCGTGGTTTTGGACTACCTAGCTGCAGCCAGCTTTCCCACGATCTTTAGTACGGTATCTGAGTTCCAGAAGGCCCTGCCACCAAGAGTGCTTGTGGATGGGGACAGAGCTCCCTTCATCAGCGACTTTACTGACCTTCAGAACATAGTCCTGCTTGGTCTAAAGCTTCTTCATGAAGTGGATAGCGCGACAG GTTCACTATCTTTAGCTATATGGAAAATTTTAATGAAGACACAGGCTGCAAAGACGCTACTTCTGGAGTTTTTTGAAGCAGTTCTTGCCATCTTTAATCCAACATTTCTGGGATGA